A genome region from Cucurbita pepo subsp. pepo cultivar mu-cu-16 chromosome LG02, ASM280686v2, whole genome shotgun sequence includes the following:
- the LOC111786014 gene encoding basic blue protein-like isoform X5 has protein sequence MARHEGSSGAVSMSTVAVAMALLLLLGFEHGDAATTFVVGDSNGWNLGVEGWPNGKVFRAGDILRFNYNPTVHNVVAVDEGGYRSCIAARGAKVFNSGKDEITLSRGNNFFICTTPGHCQAGMKITINSL, from the exons ATGGCTCGACACGAGGGGAGCAGCGGAGCGGTTTCGATGAGCACGGTGGCTGTTGCAATGGCATTGTTGCTGCTTCTTGGCTTCGAACATGGCGATGCTGCTACAACTTTTGTTGTTGGCGACTCGAACGGATGGAACCTGGGTGTGGAAGGATGGCCTAATGGGAAGGTGTTTAGAGCCGGTGACATATTAA gatTCAACTATAACCCGACAGTTCACAACGTG GTGGCAGTGGACGAGGGGGGTTATAGAAGCTGCATAGCTGCCAGAGGCGCCAAAGTGTTCAATTCAGGCAAGGATGAAATCACTCTCTCAAGAGGAAACAACTTCTTCATATGCACCACCCCAGGCCACTGCCAAGCTGGGATGAAAATTACTATCAATTCCCTCTAG
- the LOC111786014 gene encoding basic blue protein-like isoform X1, with the protein MARHEGSSGAVSMSTVAVAMALLLLLGFEHGDAATTFVVGDSNGWNLGVEGWPNGKVFRAGDILRFNYNPTVHNVVAVDEGGYRSCIAARGAKVFNSGKDEITLSRGNNFFICTTPGHCQAGMKITINSL; encoded by the exons ATGGCTCGACACGAGGGGAGCAGCGGAGCGGTTTCGATGAGCACGGTGGCTGTTGCAATGGCATTGTTGCTGCTTCTTGGCTTCGAACATGGCGATGCTGCTACAACTTTTGTTGTTGGCGACTCGAACGGATGGAACCTGGGTGTGGAAGGATGGCCTAATGGGAAGGTGTTTAGAGCCGGTGACATATTAA gatTCAACTATAACCCGACAGTTCACAACGTGGTGGCAGTGGACGAGGGGGGTTATAGAAGCTGCATAGCTGCCAGAGGCGCCAAAGTGTTCAATTCAGGCAAGGATGAAATCACTCTCTCAAGAGGAAACAACTTCTTCATATGCACCACCCCAGGCCACTGCCAAGCTGGGATGAAAATTACTATCAATTCCCTCTAG